GAGTGCTGTTTATAGAAAACAATTAGCTCACCggtcaaaacagaaacaaaatagtgTCACAATTGTGAGCATCTAAATTTGTGAAGAGTGCGCCCTAAAACACgaaatttacatttagcattgaAACACGCTTTGCCTTACCATTTTCAAACGCTGTCTCAGACGCGCAGCAAAGTACTCACACCCGGGAACAGTGCAGTCACATTCCTATTGGCCTAAGTGTTTTGTACGTCATTACTGTGAGACACAGCCCACTGTGTCCTCTCTTGCTTTACCTATGGCAAGATAATTTCACTATGGCGCTGAAATGAAACGAGCTGTTTCGATGTTTGAGGGTGTGGTGAAATGACGGACAAACACAAGTCTTTCCCTCATAGTGCCGAAACGGATTCTTCTTATGGTTCAATGGCTGTGGGCGTTGTCACGAGCGCGTGTGGGCTTTTCCTCGGATGGCATCTCAGAGGGCGCTTTGGAAAGCCTTTCTTGAGTGTCATGACAGCCCTTCGGTATAAAAGTGGAAGCAGCTTTTTAAAAACTGGCCTCATGGGTGAAGAGGTAAAACTGACACTGGTGGTGCGAAAGGACCTCAGCATGGGCAAGGGGAAAGTGGCTGCACAGTGTGCCCATGCGGCTGTGAACGCGTATAAGGAACTTCTGAGGAGAGACCCTAAACTTCTGAAACAGTGG
This portion of the Clupea harengus unplaced genomic scaffold, Ch_v2.0.2, whole genome shotgun sequence genome encodes:
- the LOC122130813 gene encoding peptidyl-tRNA hydrolase 2, mitochondrial-like; this translates as MTDKHKSFPHSAETDSSYGSMAVGVVTSACGLFLGWHLRGRFGKPFLSVMTALRYKSGSSFLKTGLMGEEVKLTLVVRKDLSMGKGKVAAQCAHAAVNAYKELLRRDPKLLKQWELCGQPKVVVKTDNEESLLALYRQAKESGLTVSLIQDAGRTQTAPGSRTVLGVGPGPGDVIDRITGHLKLY